TTTTTCTTACGAAAATTTTACAACTTCATTGCTTACAAATTAGTTGTCAGTTATTAGGAAGAACACAAGATAAGATTTACAAAGGGAAATAGATTTCTCTTACAAGTGAGAAAGCTTTTGACTTTATTACAACATCATGGCTTTTCCTAACCTCTGGCAGCATTTCTTTCCATACATTTCTTATGCCTATGTTCATACAGAGAAATCATGATTAGCTTGCCAGAAACCAAATGATGCTCATTCTTCCTCAAGCCGAGCCAAACACATCTCTTTCTCGTGCTTTCATCTGTTTATGAGCACCTGCATTTCGAAGCAAGAGCAGTTTTAGTACGCAGATTGTGACATAGAATGCACCCAAAACAGCGCAATGAACCTGCAAAGATTATTCATGTACTTCCGTTCATCTACAGTAACattttcattggttttgaGAAAGGACAAGTGATACTTATGTATTCATAACTAGAAAGAGCTTCGTAGTTACCATTAGATACCAGAAGAATTTGGACTGATATATAAGCTAAGATAAGTTAAAGAAAGCATGAAACAGAGACCAGTTGCATTGAAGAAAGCTTAATAATAAGAATGCCTTTTCAAGGGATACTAAAATCTGTATTAAAGGTCGATTTGAAATCTTTCTAAAGTCAATCTTCTAGCTTTGCATCCCAGTTTCAGACATAACAGAATACCCAGAACAACTTCAATCCGGTGGTTATAAACCGATCTCAAACCAATGGAttttgaaagaacaaaaccattAACAATTAATCCAGTACGAGCAGAGCATGAAATGTGATTTGACTAACGAAGACAGAAATTTCACCTCAAGCATCGAGAtcagaaggagatgatgaagcaATGCTTATCCGCGCCACCAATAGAGCTgccgatgatgatgatgatgatgatgatgatgatgacgatgatggaGCAGAAAACACTTTTAGTGAATCCCTTTGAGTTGCAAAACCCATATCCAGAATCTCCTATCGGGGGTGACGGATGCGTGGAGAATCCAGTTGCATTCACCATTCGATATTACATGATTGGCAACCATTACTCAATGTTTGGATGAAGCAATTGAGGATTTCTCTGCTTGAATTAGAGAAACACTGAGTTCCAGTGATTCAATCACCGCTGGGGAAATGCACAAACACAGTAACAATTACAAGAGAGACAGAGCTTTTTTGCATACCCCAGATTTTATATCTTTAAGCAAGGACGGTGCATAGCCACAGCtcaacattttcttgataAGTTCAGCTGATAAAGTTATGTCACCATCGCTAAGCGTGCAGTCATTTTTCATAAGCCCctcttgtttcatttttgtataCAGTGCTTCAACTTCATGTAGTAGGCCTTTCGTACACAACCCTGACATCATTGTAGTGTATGTTACAATATCTGGCTTCAATCCTTTGAGGCTGAGGCTACAAAATAAACTCCAAGCTTCTTCAACCTTACCAGTCTTGCACATTCCTCGGATAACAGTAGTATATGTGACAATATCAAGATCCATTTCCCTCTTTTGCATATCTTCAAATATCACCAGTGCTTTCTCTAGCTCCCCGTTGTCACAAAGACCACCTAACAAAATGTTATAGGTCCAAATATCAGGAGagataccaaaaaaatccaTCTGACTAAAAAATTCCTGAGCTTTATCAACATCGCCTGCTTGAAAAAACCCTTGGATAAGAGTGTTGTAAGTAACCGTATTGCTAACTAATCCTCTCTGAGACATCTCACGAAACAGTTTCATCCCATCCTCTACTCTCTTCGCCTTACAAAATCCATTTATAAGAGTGTTGTAACTCACTACATCTGCTAAACAACCCTTGCTAACcatcaaatcaaacatttgATTAGCCTCATCTATCCGATCATGCAAACAAAGCCCATTGATCAACGAACTGTAAGTCACGATATCAGGATCAATAGACATTCGTACCATCTCCTCGAAAAGCTCTTTAGCCTCCAAAACCTTTCCGTTTTTCACAAACGCATCAAGCAACGCACTGTAAGTAATCACATTAGGAgtgattttcttcttgatcatatCACTCAAAAGTCGAGCAGCATCGCTCCATCTACTCGAATTACAAAGACCGTTAACAAGCGCAGTGTAGGTAACAACATTCGGTCTAATCCCTTTCCTTTCAATTTCCTTGAAAAAATCGAAAGCATCATTCACACGTTTGGTTTTGCAAAGACTATCAATAATCGCGTTGTAAGCAACAATATCAGGTTTATATCCAATCTCCACCATCTTATCAACCAAAGATACAGCATCAGAAACTCTATTCCTACGACAAAATCCGTTAACAAGAGATCCAATCGTGACTCTATCTGGCTCATAACCAAGTTTCAACATCTTGCCAAGAATAGATAAAGCTAGAGAGACTTGAAAACAGCAACAGAAACAATTAATCACAATGTTAAATGTATAAAGATCATTTCGAATCCCCAAaacttccatcttcttccccAAAGAGATAACAACATCATACTTCTTCAATTTAACAATGGCACTCAGCAATCTATTGAAATCGACAATGGAAGGAAAGGGACGAGACTTGACCATGTCACTGAATAGATCAATCGCATCGTTTAGCTTTATATCACGAAGCCGAGTTTTGCTTAATCTCTCTCGCAAATCACCACCACTGACGCTTGAAGAAGCTCGTACCCAGCAACGACAGGAACTGCAATGGCTaaacgaaggagaagaagcagttCTGGGTTTACCATTCTCGAGAAGATTGCGATGAAGAAATCTCTTCGCCGTCATCGCAATCGATCTCTGCATTTCGATGTTCGATTTTTGTCTCCGATTGAGAATCCTCCTACAACGAAGTGTTTATTGAAAGAGACGGGAATGAAAACCGGTTTAGTTCCGGTTAAATTcagtataaatatttttgctatATCAGTCAAACCGAATCGAATCGAATCGAATCCAAACGCAAGTAATTGCATTAACTCAAGTGATTACCGAATAGGACCAATAGGTTTTGCTTCGAAATTTCagtttattttctcaatttggATAAAGAACAAGTACAATatggtttatgttttaacatcggttcggttcggttccgTTTCTGGTTAAGtaggttttggatttttcaggttttttattttgggaaaATAGTTACCACTGACCacactaaaactaaaatagtAGGGACTGGTTTTGGTCAATTTATGTTTGGTTAGGTTTCAAATCCGATTTTGTCCGttagtttgttttggttatccAAATTGATCACCCCTTCATTGAGTGTCAgtgttaacaaaaattaagatgaaagaaaagtaCCAAAGTACTGACAAAATAAGTCGTCAAGTTTGCTAAATTATGAGATTACTTTACTTACTTCTAATAAACCTAGTGACTATAATAACCAAGCAAAGAGTCTTGTTCTCAGAGTTACCAGAACAAACTTctcaaacaagaaaccaataCACATAAACTCAGACTCAATTTGACTCAGTTCAAATCATTCACCTGTCTTGAACCTCGGATCTTCGGTTGTCTCCAAGGGCATTTCGCCTTAGCTGCAAGTCCCAAAACTATACCTATCCTCTCTGTCTCAACTTCACTTGTTAAGTTATGTGAACTCAAACATCTCTTCTTCACCGAgctcatctctctttctctgtccTCTTGACAATCAGTAACACTTCCATTAGAATCAAGAACCGATCCTTCATCCAACAAATCTTCAGTTCTAGAATTCTCGGTCTCCGAATGATTCGATGACTCCTTTGTTATCTTTGAGAAGTCTTCATGAGCCTGCAAGACAATTCCATCCTTGAACATATGCAAACAAATTCTAATTAATCACTCAGCatacaaaacattacaaaGTCTGAATACAAATCTGATGATGACTCTTCTTACCTTATTGAACTTAGATTGCATAAAACTTTCATCAGCATTGGATATAGGTTTTGAAGGAACACCACAACCTTCTGGAAAATCTCTGTAAACTGTCACAAATCTTCTCTTGTACCGCATTCTTTTTgtccaaaccaaaacctatAAAACACCATCAATTtcacaaaattagaaactcTTCTAAGCAATTTCAACAATTTTCTAGGTTAATCGAATTAATGGTTTAATGAAAATCTAAACAATCAACGAAATTTGCTTCAGGAACACGGAAACGCTACACAACACAAGATTATGATtcgaagaaaagaagaaaacgttaCCAATGGAGAAAAGTCGTACAGGAGGAACAGAGAGAACCAATTTACCTCAGATTTGCTCTATGAGGGTTTCGTTCTGATAAAGCGGGGCAAGTGAAGCTGAAGCATGAATTAAGATAAAATCGTTACTTTTATACGCTTTTTCTAAGCCCAATTGTTTAGCAATAAGGCCCATCAGAGAATATTTATTTAGGGATACTGTACGTAGTACATtatgaaaatgatttatacGATTATATCCATGATATCATGCGCCAAATTATATGATCAAACAAATGACTTGCATTGTTGAGTCCTTGATTATTTGTCATATAcattaaataaatttgttagtCTTGCTAATATCAAACTAACGTTTTTCTATAACCCGTGACTTAATTTATGTAAGTAGTACTGATGATTAATAAACTTTACTATAAAAAAACCCTGAAgagattttgggttttatcATTTGTGGCGTAAACGTACGCCCTAAACACTGatgtcttttttgttaaaaagaaaaacactaatGATAAAAGGTCACTaatgtataaaatttgttaGTCTTGCGCAGAAACGTCGGgattttttcttgaaaccgTTATTGGAGTGGCTCTTTGAGAATCTTCAAGATGGTTTTGTATGGAATGGTATCTCGTGGGCAACTACTTTTGCTATAGCTTGTTGGTGGGGCTGGAAATGGAGATGCGGGAATGTGTTTGGAGAGAATAGAAAGTGTAGGGACCGTGTGAAGCTTGTGAAAGACATCGCACAGGAGGTGGCAAAGGCAAATAATTGTGGCAGCGGTAGTAACAATTCCAGGAGTCGGATGGAAAGACAAGTCCGGTGGAGTAAGCCTAGCTTGGGATGGTGTAAACTCAACACGGATGGTGCTTCTCATGGCAATCCGGGTTTAGCCACAGCGGGGGGAGCGTTGAGAAACGAGTATGGTGAGTGGTGTTTTGGTTTTGCGCTGAATATTGGTCGTTGCTTGGCGCCTTTAGCGGAGTTATGGGGAGTGTATTACGGGTTGTTCATGGCGTGGGATCGTGGGATTACGCGGCTGGAACTTGAGGTAGACTCCGAGATGGTGGTTGGGTTTTTAAGGACAGGAATTGGTTCTTCCCACCCGCTGTCATTCTTGGTACGTATGTGCCATGGCTTCTTATCAAGGGACTGGATAGTCCGGATTGGGCACGTGTATAGGGAGGCCAACCGTCTTGCGGACGGGTTGGCTAACTATGCGTTCGATTTACCTTTAGGGTATCATGCTTTTGCTTCTCCCCCGAATAGTTTAGACTCGATTTTGAGGGATGATGAGTTAGGAATTTCGGTTCCAAGACTAGTGCGGatgtaattttaatttcataaataaattcaGGGAGGTGTTTACCTCCCGGtgcctaccaaaaaaaaaaaaggtcacaTGGTTTTGTCTCACATAATAATGCTCCCTAAGTTATTGAGATCAATGTCTTATTATAATGgtcaatttttattaattgttcTATGCAATAAAAAGTCGATATTATCGAAGGGGTTCGCTTAGACCGGAATCTTGTAGGATGTCAATCCCAAAGAGCACGCCCGAATAATGATGTTCCTTCACAGAATCAAATGAACTGATGTTATTCATAGCTAATGGAGTATagattatttaaaaaacattggaaaaaaaaatccaaaaacgtagaaaattttatataagttAGATAGAATCTAAATACTCCATTTAataagtgaaaaaagaaagaaacaaaaaaaacattcgaTGCATgcatctttctatttttggaaCCAGATTTTTATTCTGACCCAAAAAAATCTACAATTTCGATATATGATAATGctaacaaatttataaattatatagcAATTCAGCCATCTCCAAACATAGTATCATATTCGAATATagttaaaagattttgtctCTACTACTACATTGAGCTAATGACTTCGAGGAAACATTATTGTAACTTTAACGTCGTACAGTATAGTTTCTTCTGCCTCCCTTGATAGAAAACattatgattataaatatatgataatacCAAAAGACAAAGCACGCTTTTGTTATCTTCCTTTTTCAACACGGCTTgtctctctatatatgtatgttcTCGAGCCAAACATGGCATGagactttctttttcttcaaatgcACTAATCGTCTCCGGTCTCTCCATGACATCTTTACTTCTCATTCACACTCCTTTCTCTGGGTA
This sequence is a window from Arabidopsis thaliana chromosome 1 sequence. Protein-coding genes within it:
- a CDS encoding uncharacterized protein (unknown protein; Has 4 Blast hits to 4 proteins in 2 species: Archae - 0; Bacteria - 0; Metazoa - 0; Fungi - 0; Plants - 4; Viruses - 0; Other Eukaryotes - 0 (source: NCBI BLink).); the protein is MRYKRRFVTVYRDFPEGCGVPSKPISNADESFMQSKFNKDGIVLQAHEDFSKITKESSNHSETENSRTEDLLDEGSVLDSNGSVTDCQEDREREMSSVKKRCLSSHNLTSEVETERIGIVLGLAAKAKCPWRQPKIRGSRQVNDLN
- a CDS encoding Pentatricopeptide repeat (PPR) superfamily protein (Pentatricopeptide repeat (PPR) superfamily protein; LOCATED IN: chloroplast; EXPRESSED IN: shoot apex, leaf whorl, flower, seed; EXPRESSED DURING: F mature embryo stage, petal differentiation and expansion stage; CONTAINS InterPro DOMAIN/s: Pentatricopeptide repeat (InterPro:IPR002885); BEST Arabidopsis thaliana protein match is: Tetratricopeptide repeat (TPR)-like superfamily protein (TAIR:AT1G63130.1); Has 64113 Blast hits to 15255 proteins in 308 species: Archae - 5; Bacteria - 67; Metazoa - 910; Fungi - 1189; Plants - 59601; Viruses - 0; Other Eukaryotes - 2341 (source: NCBI BLink).) encodes the protein MQRSIAMTAKRFLHRNLLENGKPRTASSPSFSHCSSCRCWVRASSSVSGGDLRERLSKTRLRDIKLNDAIDLFSDMVKSRPFPSIVDFNRLLSAIVKLKKYDVVISLGKKMEVLGIRNDLYTFNIVINCFCCCFQVSLALSILGKMLKLGYEPDRVTIGSLVNGFCRRNRVSDAVSLVDKMVEIGYKPDIVAYNAIIDSLCKTKRVNDAFDFFKEIERKGIRPNVVTYTALVNGLCNSSRWSDAARLLSDMIKKKITPNVITYSALLDAFVKNGKVLEAKELFEEMVRMSIDPDIVTYSSLINGLCLHDRIDEANQMFDLMVSKGCLADVVSYNTLINGFCKAKRVEDGMKLFREMSQRGLVSNTVTYNTLIQGFFQAGDVDKAQEFFSQMDFFGISPDIWTYNILLGGLCDNGELEKALVIFEDMQKREMDLDIVTYTTVIRGMCKTGKVEEAWSLFCSLSLKGLKPDIVTYTTMMSGLCTKGLLHEVEALYTKMKQEGLMKNDCTLSDGDITLSAELIKKMLSCGYAPSLLKDIKSGVCKKALSLL